A genomic stretch from Thermoanaerobaculia bacterium includes:
- a CDS encoding Hsp20/alpha crystallin family protein yields MAPARTRLEEILIIRSELNRLLEELHLPVLDQPGLWSPPMDCSEDCHNYYLTVEIPGATLSTVELNIQGKTLSVEGNRQPPEGSSAEAFQRLERFYGPFKRSITLSHPVDSDRVDAKLEHGILSITVPKRLRRSQGD; encoded by the coding sequence GTGGCACCGGCCAGAACCCGACTCGAAGAGATCCTGATCATTCGAAGTGAACTGAATCGTTTACTCGAAGAGCTGCACCTCCCGGTTCTTGATCAGCCCGGGTTGTGGTCTCCTCCCATGGATTGCTCAGAAGACTGCCACAACTATTACCTTACCGTAGAAATACCCGGAGCCACCTTATCCACGGTTGAGTTAAATATTCAGGGTAAGACCCTTTCCGTCGAGGGAAACCGCCAGCCCCCGGAGGGAAGCAGTGCCGAGGCTTTCCAGCGGTTGGAACGTTTTTACGGTCCGTTTAAAAGATCCATCACCCTGTCTCATCCGGTCGATTCGGATCGAGTGGATGCCAAACTGGAGCATGGTATCCTGTCCATTACCGTACCGAAGCGTTTGAGGAGGAGTCAAGGTGACTAA